The following is a genomic window from Flammeovirga agarivorans.
ACACCGTCCGCGGCGCGCTGTCGCTTTTGGCGCACGACAAGATTGTCGATTTGCAACCCAACAGGGGCGCGTTCGTCCACGTTCCCGATTTGAAAGAAATGCAGGATGTGTTCAATGCGCGCATCGAAATGGAGACGATGATTTTGAATATCCTCGCAGATTTGCCGGATTTGGAAACGCGCCTCAAGCCGCTTTATGCGATGATAAGGCGCGAAGAAGAGGCTTCCGGCAGGGGCGACCGCGTCGGCTGGAACCGCCTGTCCAATGCCTTCCACGTCGAACTGGCGCG
Proteins encoded in this region:
- a CDS encoding GntR family transcriptional regulator, giving the protein MNFENDDIIHAPTTSSLILEERHDSELFRVYALILDGITDQVLLPGKKLTESELCRQMVCSRNTVRGALSLLAHDKIVDLQPNRGAFVHVPDLKEMQDVFNARIEMETMILNILADLPDLETRLKPLYAMIRREEEASGRGDRVGWNRLSNAFHVELAR